A window of Bacteroidales bacterium contains these coding sequences:
- a CDS encoding T9SS type A sorting domain-containing protein — MCFKLLPRLFIFLISLLLCSNTALCEVDKNSASLPRSWNGFMLSPHGSYRSLFIYVNIIYDASVADSVASNEIWPQSQTEGINVDTASWPTYLTDFIDVEYDPENIHGMFTKLFAESSFNKLILTGDFMIVNIKHSSVSLGGEFKSIPLLDSVMQMINLNGGLNTLNGYNSIQDYASSDPTKFDLVHFIIRNARSGYGDYWPGNGSAGAGDWIRLKTSDGETYSALQSSVQCVGNIDISLNPTSIIIHEFSHLIFGPNSFHTSGGHSWGGKMCFPAIQYGYGLMGAASSGLVNCNGFDRFRVGWMSDENTTSWPITALGVISDISRENGNQSFMLRDFITSGDVVRIKLPFIQAPASNQYIWLENHKMLDSTLNFLQYSNTNPECRPQAKKGIYAYYQVGKDTIDGSTGIVYPGHDTDNLKMICANGFYDQVYKGTIPGSCVGTGAFDYFADQSPNPLSGNNDLSAYFLDIPGDDTLKPGIHAKNAMAKTYFHSPNDTVKHLPYLMSDINAFQGFNEMSLNTNPAPFNTATYYHSPYVENNTRLTETVETFRNLPEVYISGLKIAMTPIDEDDYLVDISWDNYDLHTEVRWTGQIVLHEMLYVKPGATLLLDQSGTAGSIYRHPVSGMFSAPTQLRCAGGSLMVQHDESTVKLDNNSTLLLESGSHFLSEGGLLSITNGSFLRVASGGVFEQRQNAMTNIENSGTLLIEQGGHYIIDGGNTTIKPGGRLEIESCATIEIRNGGMLAIQGFAEICLHPGAFFIIDSMQNLQFSFGFSTGNCMEFTPANFEHTVIAAPPTFLIQGNVEWNNVTYNYTEDLRIDSAAVFNLSGGSELRFAAGKKLIVERGASLSIADSKLTNLCANQAWSGIEVWGDAKKSQLEPGAQGLLYISDRALIENAIIGVLAGKTFSETFETDATDIDPAFGGGIVVANMAFFNNNQTGIFLAPYENLNHENGLILNNASRIENCGFNCTSMLFSQMDFIKLIGVRGLEINGNIFSQPPTLNASTTGILSLNSSFRVGEYGADRSTISKQTQASRFENLRYGIKALGTGSEKTFAVENALFVNNTLGIFSSANYNFSIVGSDFKIQNLSSSKPRKSGLYVDGPVYGFQITENQFTGNYSGTSFGSGSATGIAFNNTGSHSNVLYNNQFDSLYIAIHAMNQNRGRDNYSGLCISCNDFGLNRHAILVIHDSTSTGPSGIAHYQGGIGNSTNALGGNTFLNSDLWESHFYVHGKPMVYFYPNTTSTEALVKPTQLTPNAVFLLPNNKPYFKPASCTSTMNKWFEPDYHELRINYETRLVLLQEKLDKYQRLIDGGDTELLLQKINLSHPGDAIELRRLLLNFSPWLSDTVLISAIGLRHVLPDFMIREIIKANSHASKSPQLNAALISRFGKLKDDFAEIVILGKQSLSAREALEAEILNTKAGLQQTLMQLMLHLMNDSYDPGTDDELLTLLLEQALPEYWYIAAMMLMEQGNIFDASGTLNAMPARFAFNTSEAAAHGNVKSMIEKMYFLSLQRKNLLVPDSVTIQWLFGIRNTGLEPAATYARNILISADALTYEPHLIYPKQSEAPPSKPPDIVEYPPRISIMNVFPNPALDYILVDYDLSILNPSQNDDQQIIITSAEGRNLSSIKLGKLQNQLLVSLKDYPAGIYIMSLYDGGTRIESKRIVVY, encoded by the coding sequence ATGTGTTTCAAACTCCTGCCGCGACTTTTTATTTTCCTGATATCACTGCTTTTGTGCAGCAACACTGCTTTATGTGAGGTTGATAAAAACAGCGCTTCACTGCCCAGGAGTTGGAATGGTTTTATGTTGTCGCCGCATGGTTCGTACCGCTCGCTTTTCATTTATGTGAATATTATTTATGATGCCTCTGTTGCCGATTCTGTGGCAAGCAATGAAATCTGGCCTCAGTCGCAAACCGAAGGCATCAATGTTGATACGGCTTCCTGGCCAACTTATCTTACTGATTTTATTGATGTTGAATACGATCCTGAAAACATTCACGGAATGTTCACAAAACTCTTTGCCGAATCATCTTTCAACAAGCTGATTCTAACAGGCGATTTCATGATTGTGAACATTAAGCACAGCAGCGTCAGCCTGGGTGGAGAATTCAAATCCATCCCGCTTCTTGACAGCGTGATGCAAATGATCAACCTAAATGGAGGACTGAATACACTAAACGGTTACAACAGCATTCAGGATTACGCAAGTTCTGACCCAACCAAATTTGACCTTGTGCATTTCATAATCAGAAATGCCCGGTCCGGATATGGTGATTACTGGCCCGGAAACGGTTCAGCAGGCGCAGGCGATTGGATCAGGTTAAAAACCAGCGATGGAGAAACATATTCTGCGCTTCAATCCTCTGTTCAATGTGTCGGAAATATTGATATTTCTCTGAATCCAACCTCGATCATCATTCATGAATTTTCTCATCTGATCTTTGGCCCAAATAGTTTTCACACTTCGGGCGGGCATAGCTGGGGAGGCAAAATGTGCTTTCCGGCTATTCAATATGGTTATGGACTGATGGGTGCCGCAAGCTCCGGCCTGGTGAACTGCAATGGGTTTGATCGCTTCAGGGTTGGATGGATGAGTGATGAGAACACTACCAGCTGGCCCATTACAGCATTGGGAGTTATTTCAGACATTAGCAGGGAAAATGGAAACCAGTCTTTTATGCTCCGCGATTTTATAACAAGCGGAGATGTGGTTCGCATTAAACTTCCTTTTATTCAGGCGCCGGCATCCAACCAGTACATCTGGCTTGAAAACCATAAAATGCTTGACAGCACGCTGAATTTCCTGCAATATTCCAACACCAACCCTGAATGCCGGCCCCAGGCAAAGAAAGGTATTTATGCCTACTATCAGGTTGGAAAAGATACAATTGACGGTTCAACTGGAATTGTTTACCCGGGCCATGATACTGATAACCTGAAAATGATTTGTGCCAACGGATTTTATGATCAGGTGTATAAAGGCACGATCCCCGGCAGTTGTGTTGGTACAGGAGCGTTCGACTATTTTGCCGATCAATCGCCCAATCCATTGTCAGGTAATAATGATCTTAGTGCGTATTTTCTTGATATCCCCGGCGATGACACTTTGAAGCCAGGCATCCATGCTAAAAATGCGATGGCAAAAACTTATTTCCATTCCCCGAATGATACTGTCAAACACCTGCCCTACCTGATGAGCGACATCAATGCTTTTCAGGGGTTTAATGAAATGAGCCTGAACACAAATCCAGCGCCGTTTAATACGGCAACATACTACCACAGCCCGTATGTGGAAAATAACACCAGGCTTACTGAGACGGTTGAAACGTTCAGAAATTTGCCTGAGGTCTATATTTCAGGCCTGAAGATCGCTATGACCCCAATTGATGAAGATGATTACCTGGTAGACATTTCGTGGGACAACTATGACCTGCACACTGAAGTTCGCTGGACGGGGCAGATTGTGCTTCACGAAATGCTTTATGTGAAACCAGGTGCCACACTCCTGCTCGATCAGAGCGGTACAGCGGGCAGCATTTATCGTCATCCTGTCAGCGGAATGTTTTCTGCGCCAACACAATTGCGCTGTGCCGGTGGTTCACTCATGGTTCAACACGATGAATCAACAGTGAAACTGGATAATAATAGTACTTTGCTGCTGGAATCCGGAAGCCATTTTCTATCCGAAGGCGGATTACTAAGCATAACCAACGGAAGCTTCCTGCGCGTTGCTTCGGGAGGAGTTTTTGAGCAGCGTCAAAATGCCATGACAAATATTGAAAATTCTGGCACTTTGCTCATTGAGCAAGGTGGCCATTACATCATTGACGGCGGCAACACAACCATTAAACCCGGCGGCAGGCTCGAAATTGAAAGCTGCGCAACCATTGAAATACGCAACGGGGGAATGTTGGCTATCCAGGGCTTTGCTGAAATCTGCCTTCATCCTGGTGCATTTTTTATTATTGACTCTATGCAGAACCTTCAATTTAGTTTTGGGTTCAGCACAGGAAACTGCATGGAGTTCACACCAGCAAATTTTGAGCATACTGTAATTGCAGCGCCGCCAACTTTTCTCATCCAGGGAAATGTTGAGTGGAACAATGTAACTTACAATTATACTGAAGACCTGCGCATTGATTCGGCCGCAGTTTTCAATCTGAGTGGTGGAAGTGAACTTCGCTTTGCAGCGGGCAAAAAACTTATTGTGGAAAGAGGCGCCAGCCTATCGATTGCCGACAGCAAGCTTACAAATCTTTGTGCGAACCAAGCCTGGAGTGGTATTGAAGTGTGGGGCGATGCAAAAAAAAGCCAGTTGGAACCCGGTGCGCAAGGTCTGCTCTATATTTCTGACCGTGCATTGATCGAAAACGCAATCATTGGCGTATTGGCCGGAAAGACATTCAGCGAAACTTTTGAAACGGATGCTACAGATATTGACCCGGCTTTTGGAGGTGGAATTGTAGTTGCAAACATGGCCTTTTTCAATAACAACCAAACAGGAATCTTTCTGGCACCATATGAGAACCTCAATCATGAAAACGGTTTGATCCTTAACAATGCCAGCAGGATTGAGAACTGCGGTTTCAATTGCACCAGTATGCTTTTCAGCCAGATGGATTTCATTAAATTAATTGGCGTAAGGGGCTTGGAAATCAATGGAAACATCTTTTCCCAGCCGCCAACGCTGAATGCTTCAACAACCGGAATTTTAAGCCTCAATTCAAGTTTCAGGGTTGGAGAATACGGTGCTGATCGTTCAACCATATCAAAGCAAACTCAAGCCAGCAGGTTTGAAAACCTTCGATATGGCATTAAAGCCCTTGGAACCGGCTCAGAAAAAACATTTGCTGTTGAAAACGCACTTTTTGTCAACAACACCCTCGGCATCTTTTCCAGCGCAAATTATAACTTTTCGATAGTGGGATCGGATTTTAAGATCCAAAATCTCAGTTCTTCGAAACCGAGAAAAAGCGGTTTATATGTGGATGGCCCTGTATATGGGTTTCAGATAACCGAAAATCAATTTACTGGCAATTACTCAGGAACATCTTTTGGCAGTGGCTCCGCAACTGGTATTGCATTTAACAATACCGGTTCACACAGCAATGTGCTTTACAACAACCAATTTGATTCCTTGTACATTGCGATTCATGCCATGAACCAAAACCGCGGCCGTGACAATTACTCTGGGCTCTGCATTAGTTGCAATGATTTTGGCCTGAACCGACATGCTATTTTGGTGATCCACGACAGTACTTCGACGGGTCCCTCAGGTATTGCACATTACCAGGGAGGGATTGGAAACAGCACAAATGCACTGGGTGGAAATACTTTCCTGAACTCTGATTTATGGGAGTCACATTTTTACGTTCATGGAAAACCAATGGTGTATTTTTATCCTAATACCACTAGTACAGAGGCGCTTGTAAAACCAACCCAACTCACTCCAAATGCTGTGTTCCTGCTGCCAAATAACAAGCCCTATTTCAAACCAGCGTCTTGTACTTCAACAATGAATAAGTGGTTCGAACCGGATTACCATGAGCTAAGAATTAATTACGAAACCAGGTTGGTCCTACTTCAAGAAAAGCTTGATAAATACCAGCGGCTAATTGATGGTGGGGATACGGAATTACTTTTACAAAAAATAAATCTGAGCCATCCTGGTGATGCAATCGAATTGCGCCGACTATTGCTCAACTTTTCGCCCTGGCTGTCTGATACCGTTTTAATAAGCGCCATCGGTCTGCGTCATGTCTTGCCAGATTTTATGATCCGTGAAATCATAAAAGCAAATTCCCATGCCTCCAAATCGCCACAGCTAAATGCAGCGCTGATTTCCCGGTTCGGTAAATTGAAGGATGATTTTGCTGAAATTGTTATTCTTGGAAAGCAATCATTATCTGCAAGGGAAGCATTAGAGGCTGAAATCCTGAATACAAAAGCGGGCCTTCAACAAACGCTAATGCAACTGATGCTGCATTTAATGAATGATTCATATGATCCCGGAACTGACGATGAGCTTCTAACTCTATTACTTGAACAAGCTTTACCGGAATACTGGTATATAGCAGCCATGATGCTTATGGAGCAGGGAAATATTTTTGATGCCAGCGGAACTCTCAATGCCATGCCGGCCAGGTTTGCTTTTAACACCAGCGAAGCTGCAGCTCATGGCAATGTAAAATCCATGATAGAAAAAATGTATTTTCTCTCGCTGCAAAGAAAAAACCTGCTAGTCCCCGACAGCGTCACCATTCAATGGTTGTTCGGGATCAGAAATACCGGCTTAGAACCGGCCGCAACTTACGCCCGAAACATCTTAATTTCCGCAGACGCTCTTACTTACGAACCACATCTTATTTACCCAAAGCAATCTGAAGCTCCACCCTCTAAGCCTCCTGATATTGTTGAATATCCCCCCAGGATTTCAATTATGAATGTCTTTCCAAATCCTGCGCTGGATTATATTTTGGTGGATTATGATCTTAGCATCCTGAACCCATCGCAAAACGATGACCAACAAATTATCATTACCAGTGCAGAAGGGCGGAATCTGAGTTCGATAAAACTGGGCAAATTGCAAAACCAGTTGCTGGTATCACTAAAAGATTACCCTGCCGGCATTTATATTATGAGCCTGTATGACGGTGGAACGCGGATTGAAAGTAAGCGGATTGTGGTTTACTAG
- a CDS encoding tyrosine-type recombinase/integrase has protein sequence MSRQKLIIMPQLHDYKGDLTKQWFVFYSLRNPSTGKMQRFREYKGFSGFKTKEAKHRWAKKLIEELRLKLKNGWNPFTGDQKVIYTDNLEYQHIAKEYGRQRSSIRDIRFYASRFLDQKKKEVRPSTYTTYKSKFRYLENFIKNKDLSGSHPAAFSKKHADAFIDYLQTDRGIGNKSINEYTTLMRSLWNFMIDEQAIKENVFSRVKRLPGKSNKPRIYNETLIKKLVTIMESMDPQMLIVIKMIFNCLIRPGELRKLKIKNIDFSRGRITVPAEIAKTNKQRIVDIPDYFLQELIDKKYERASGNHFIIGVNGEPAARMVGRNYMYNRFKNIRKEAGLSQEYWLYAFKHTGMVELKLAGTDWLEIMNQAGHQSLDQTIEYTQELMGTSSVKIKKEGPRI, from the coding sequence ATGAGCAGACAAAAACTGATAATCATGCCGCAACTGCATGATTATAAAGGCGATCTTACAAAGCAGTGGTTTGTTTTTTACTCCCTACGAAACCCGTCTACTGGCAAGATGCAGCGCTTCCGGGAATACAAAGGTTTTTCAGGATTTAAGACTAAAGAAGCCAAACACCGATGGGCTAAAAAGCTCATTGAAGAGTTACGTTTGAAATTGAAAAACGGCTGGAACCCTTTTACAGGTGATCAGAAAGTAATTTATACTGACAACCTGGAATATCAGCATATAGCTAAAGAGTATGGCCGGCAGCGATCGAGCATCCGGGATATCAGATTCTATGCATCAAGGTTCCTGGATCAAAAGAAAAAGGAAGTAAGGCCCTCAACCTACACAACATATAAAAGCAAGTTCAGGTACCTTGAAAACTTTATAAAGAATAAAGACTTGTCTGGATCTCACCCTGCGGCATTTTCAAAAAAACATGCCGATGCTTTCATTGATTATCTTCAAACAGATAGGGGTATCGGAAACAAAAGCATTAATGAATATACTACATTGATGCGATCGCTATGGAACTTCATGATAGATGAGCAGGCAATTAAAGAGAATGTTTTTAGTCGTGTGAAGCGCTTACCAGGTAAATCCAATAAGCCGCGTATCTACAACGAAACGCTGATAAAAAAGCTTGTGACGATCATGGAAAGTATGGATCCGCAAATGCTGATAGTTATAAAAATGATTTTTAACTGTCTAATCCGACCCGGGGAGCTTCGCAAGCTCAAGATAAAAAACATAGATTTTTCACGCGGACGGATCACGGTACCGGCTGAAATTGCGAAAACAAACAAGCAACGCATTGTTGACATACCGGATTACTTCCTGCAGGAGCTTATTGATAAAAAGTATGAGAGAGCTTCAGGAAATCATTTTATCATAGGCGTTAATGGCGAACCGGCAGCCCGGATGGTTGGCCGCAACTACATGTATAACCGGTTTAAAAATATAAGAAAAGAGGCCGGGTTAAGCCAGGAGTATTGGTTGTATGCATTCAAGCATACTGGTATGGTTGAGTTAAAATTGGCCGGAACCGACTGGCTTGAGATCATGAACCAGGCAGGGCACCAGAGTTTGGATCAAACAATAGAATATACACAGGAATTGATGGGCACAAGTTCTGTGAAGATTAAGAAAGAGGGCCCTAGGATCTAA
- a CDS encoding helix-hairpin-helix domain-containing protein → MKKLMTFLSIMLIGMMSFAQTIEITVKKNNQKHEVSVFDFTSWVKGAKGTLFVRVPGINNGKTFEVKEPYEATTQARIDMMKVNPEGAFIISNKFKYSSSNLATGNEFIVDLWGTPGTHTITLPQGIEFVSSAVENYQISYGATALNIFYVERTHQDNLITLKITPATYWSREGDWKLWRGPDWYWGTHSVLPEQQTGKRYIGYLTLKFTATGTFTIPEMVGGVFFVESLKTPVEPIPTVVPIAATIISWQTPRPTWATNLADLMIQMNHPVNQSITGLDVNGKYVHKESIVNGASTTNYPFKVIWRADDVDPSKINQAQYIMGDVQDFNPSGLVLKPVWEVWILSEAPTVFPFPNGVFPAKEPTVMEAPVSNMININTASLEELQGITGVGKVLAKRIFDARPFTDVKDLERVSGIGAKSAQDIGKQVSF, encoded by the coding sequence ATGAAAAAGTTAATGACATTTCTTAGCATTATGCTCATTGGGATGATGAGCTTTGCACAAACAATTGAAATCACGGTAAAGAAAAACAATCAGAAGCATGAAGTTTCTGTATTTGATTTTACGTCGTGGGTTAAAGGAGCAAAGGGAACTTTGTTTGTCCGGGTTCCAGGCATTAACAACGGTAAAACCTTTGAAGTAAAAGAACCGTATGAAGCCACTACTCAGGCAAGGATTGACATGATGAAGGTGAACCCGGAAGGTGCATTTATTATTTCAAACAAGTTCAAATACAGTTCTTCTAACCTTGCAACAGGTAATGAATTTATTGTTGATCTGTGGGGCACCCCGGGAACTCATACAATCACTTTGCCGCAGGGCATTGAGTTCGTAAGCAGTGCCGTCGAAAATTACCAGATTAGTTACGGTGCTACTGCCCTTAATATATTTTATGTAGAAAGAACGCACCAGGACAATCTAATCACGCTGAAGATCACCCCTGCCACGTATTGGTCAAGAGAAGGAGATTGGAAACTATGGAGAGGTCCAGATTGGTATTGGGGAACACATTCCGTACTCCCTGAGCAACAAACGGGAAAACGCTACATTGGCTATCTAACACTGAAATTTACAGCGACGGGAACTTTTACCATTCCTGAGATGGTGGGTGGAGTCTTTTTTGTAGAAAGCCTGAAAACTCCTGTTGAACCGATACCAACAGTTGTTCCTATTGCAGCAACTATTATAAGTTGGCAAACACCACGCCCTACATGGGCAACAAATTTAGCAGATTTGATGATACAGATGAATCACCCGGTCAATCAATCAATCACCGGACTTGATGTAAACGGTAAATATGTACATAAGGAAAGTATTGTTAACGGTGCATCAACTACTAATTACCCTTTTAAAGTTATTTGGCGGGCTGACGATGTTGATCCTTCAAAGATCAACCAAGCGCAATACATTATGGGAGACGTTCAAGATTTTAATCCTTCCGGACTAGTGCTTAAACCGGTATGGGAAGTTTGGATATTAAGCGAAGCACCTACTGTATTTCCATTTCCAAACGGTGTATTCCCGGCTAAAGAACCAACTGTGATGGAAGCACCGGTAAGCAATATGATCAATATTAACACTGCATCACTGGAAGAGTTGCAGGGTATAACGGGGGTGGGCAAAGTATTGGCAAAGCGTATATTTGACGCCAGACCTTTCACTGACGTTAAGGACTTGGAACGTGTTTCCGGAATTGGTGCTAAGTCGGCACAAGATATTGGAAAGCAAGTAAGCTTTTAA
- a CDS encoding DUF1566 domain-containing protein: MNFEFDPMLTLATNIHEFRLSGTPTFVKVHTDQAAQPNIRIDLSVIHFKWDDTIELIGTDSQTPGSDGNCDFEISEYFNAIIKPGFTFPGTSAIKKHEAAARRYTLWCNEYYGNPPIPRHTLLVPEPYYAVKGLIPKWAHNLFYRKYSSFDAKLKAGDTLLSFMHLISVVRNQKYVRLVSKSDILKLFILLTEDPASTVKIKLDFVFTDGSVGEDFFLSETLTAKKGQQIEIDAGYNDLGLPGLIPAFFPGKTVASYTVTPYDGETTALLDFQHTYIIDESYSPYRRQFLFRNSAGAFDTIVTTGQASSEVAYEYEVVNTPFWPGASTANKKNIRTTQEESIKCNTGYVSKDLLAYLPEFFGSEEVYEILDGKLIPIVFNNQTILRSRDKSGLYHVDFDYYHLQSLVPEVVAPATPLQVGDPYEGGIVARVNETTILILALTPTQPLSWNQATAAAAAYQSGVFTDWRLPTRDELLTIRMNIFLSHNETAELEDHYHWTSEDDGASAWARSMDPNNELLSDKESAYYYRPVRVKALN; encoded by the coding sequence TTGAATTTTGAATTTGACCCCATGCTTACCCTCGCAACCAACATACACGAATTCCGCCTCTCCGGTACCCCCACCTTCGTTAAGGTGCATACCGACCAGGCTGCTCAACCCAATATCCGGATTGATCTGAGTGTAATTCATTTTAAGTGGGATGACACTATTGAGTTGATCGGAACCGACAGCCAGACGCCCGGTTCAGATGGCAACTGTGATTTTGAAATCAGCGAATACTTTAATGCCATTATTAAACCCGGGTTTACCTTTCCGGGCACCAGCGCTATCAAAAAGCATGAAGCAGCCGCTCGCAGATACACGCTGTGGTGTAATGAGTATTATGGCAATCCACCAATTCCGAGGCATACGCTTTTGGTGCCAGAACCTTATTATGCCGTGAAAGGCTTAATCCCAAAGTGGGCACACAATCTGTTCTACAGGAAATACTCAAGCTTCGATGCAAAGCTAAAAGCAGGCGATACCTTACTGAGCTTTATGCATCTGATTTCTGTTGTCAGAAATCAGAAATATGTACGCCTTGTATCAAAGTCTGATATACTCAAGCTTTTCATTTTGCTTACCGAAGATCCGGCTTCAACTGTCAAAATCAAACTCGACTTTGTATTTACCGATGGCTCAGTTGGAGAAGACTTCTTTTTATCTGAAACCCTTACAGCTAAAAAAGGCCAGCAAATTGAGATTGATGCCGGTTATAACGACCTGGGGCTCCCGGGATTGATTCCAGCATTCTTTCCTGGTAAAACCGTTGCCTCATATACCGTCACACCTTACGATGGCGAAACTACTGCCTTACTTGACTTTCAACATACATATATCATTGATGAAAGTTACTCTCCTTACCGCCGCCAGTTTCTTTTCCGCAACTCGGCAGGGGCGTTTGATACAATTGTTACCACTGGCCAGGCATCCAGCGAAGTAGCTTATGAGTATGAAGTTGTGAACACTCCCTTCTGGCCAGGCGCTTCAACGGCAAACAAAAAGAACATCCGCACCACACAGGAAGAATCAATCAAGTGCAATACCGGCTACGTATCTAAAGACCTGCTTGCATACTTGCCTGAATTCTTTGGTTCGGAAGAAGTGTATGAGATCTTGGACGGTAAATTAATTCCCATTGTTTTCAACAATCAAACCATTCTCCGGTCCCGGGATAAAAGCGGATTGTACCACGTTGACTTTGATTACTATCATCTGCAGTCACTCGTTCCAGAAGTGGTTGCGCCAGCTACACCATTGCAGGTGGGTGACCCTTATGAAGGCGGCATTGTTGCCAGAGTAAATGAAACCACCATACTTATCCTTGCCCTTACTCCCACCCAACCTTTAAGTTGGAACCAGGCCACTGCTGCTGCAGCCGCTTATCAAAGTGGTGTGTTTACGGACTGGCGTCTCCCAACCCGGGACGAGCTGCTGACCATTCGAATGAACATTTTTCTCAGCCATAACGAAACGGCAGAACTTGAAGACCACTACCACTGGACCAGCGAAGACGATGGCGCCAGCGCATGGGCACGCTCCATGGATCCAAACAACGAACTGCTTTCAGATAAAGAATCAGCTTACTACTACCGGCCAGTAAGGGTAAAGGCATTAAACTAA